The Candidatus Polarisedimenticolaceae bacterium genome includes a region encoding these proteins:
- the kdsA gene encoding 3-deoxy-8-phosphooctulonate synthase produces MRPIRVAEGIEAGGGRPLVLLAGPDVVESEAHALKLARALAEICRPRGVPLVFKASYDKANRTSVDAFRGPGLVEGLRVLARVKAETGLPVTSDIHESAHAEPAGRLLDLVQVPAFLCRQTDLLVAAGRTGRCVNVKKGQFLAPQDARHILDKVRSTGNENVMLTERGTTFGYNNLVVDFRSIARMRALGAPVCFDATHAVQLPGGLGGASGGEREFVATLARAAVAVGVDALFFEVHDDPDHAPCDGPNMLALAEFPALLDTLLAIDAAGRRP; encoded by the coding sequence TTGCGACCGATCCGCGTCGCTGAGGGCATCGAGGCCGGCGGAGGGCGCCCGCTCGTCCTCCTCGCGGGCCCCGACGTGGTCGAGAGCGAGGCGCACGCGTTGAAGCTCGCCCGCGCCCTGGCGGAGATCTGCCGCCCCCGTGGAGTCCCGCTCGTCTTCAAGGCGTCGTACGACAAGGCCAACCGGACCTCGGTCGACGCGTTTCGGGGGCCCGGCCTGGTCGAGGGTCTGCGCGTCCTCGCGCGGGTCAAGGCGGAGACCGGACTCCCGGTGACCTCCGACATCCACGAGAGCGCGCACGCGGAGCCCGCCGGCCGCTTGCTCGACCTCGTCCAGGTCCCCGCATTCCTCTGCCGTCAGACCGACCTCCTCGTCGCGGCCGGGAGGACCGGCCGCTGCGTCAACGTGAAGAAGGGGCAGTTCCTCGCCCCTCAGGACGCACGGCACATCCTCGACAAGGTGCGCTCGACCGGGAACGAGAACGTGATGCTCACCGAGCGGGGCACGACCTTCGGCTACAACAACCTCGTGGTGGACTTCCGTTCGATCGCGCGCATGCGCGCGCTGGGCGCGCCGGTCTGCTTCGACGCCACCCACGCCGTCCAGCTTCCCGGAGGTCTGGGGGGCGCCTCGGGCGGAGAGCGGGAGTTCGTCGCGACCCTCGCCCGCGCCGCGGTCGCCGTGGGGGTGGATGCGTTGTTCTTCGAAGTGCACGACGACCCGGACCACGCCCCCTGCGACGGGCCCAACATGCTCGCCCTCGCCGAATTCCCCGCCCTGCTCGACACCCTGCTCGCGATCGACGCCGCGGGCCGCCGACCGTGA
- a CDS encoding KpsF/GutQ family sugar-phosphate isomerase encodes MSSLDVARRVLSIEAEAVSRLAGRLGDEFDRAVELLLGCRGRVIVTGMGKSGIIAQKIAATFSSTGIPAYFMHPAEAIHGDLGMIVTGDVVFALSNSGETEEIVRLLEVIRRLGAQILAVSGAPESTLARHADVHLDVSVDREACPLDLVPTASTTAALAMGDALAVACYERRGMSRREFAERHPGGLLARRALEVSSLMHRGDDLPKVPADAPIADAVREMSAKRLGMTCVVDGAGRLVGILTDGDLRRRVLKVERPLEGSVAEAMVTTPTTIGPDALAGEALRVLEEKKITSIPVVDGRRTLLGVIQIHDLWRTELF; translated from the coding sequence GTGTCGTCCCTCGACGTCGCCCGCCGCGTGCTCTCGATCGAAGCGGAGGCCGTGTCCCGGCTGGCGGGCCGCCTCGGAGACGAGTTCGACCGCGCGGTGGAGCTGCTGCTGGGGTGCCGGGGGCGCGTGATCGTCACCGGCATGGGGAAGTCCGGGATCATCGCGCAGAAGATCGCGGCCACCTTTTCCTCCACCGGGATCCCCGCCTACTTCATGCACCCCGCGGAGGCGATCCACGGCGACCTCGGCATGATCGTGACCGGGGACGTCGTGTTCGCCCTGTCGAACTCGGGCGAGACCGAGGAGATCGTCCGCCTGCTCGAGGTGATCCGGCGCCTGGGCGCGCAGATCCTCGCCGTGAGCGGCGCGCCGGAGTCGACGCTCGCGCGCCACGCCGACGTCCACCTCGACGTGTCGGTCGACCGCGAGGCGTGTCCGCTCGACCTCGTGCCGACCGCCTCCACGACCGCGGCCCTCGCGATGGGCGACGCGCTCGCGGTCGCCTGCTACGAGCGTCGGGGAATGTCCCGACGCGAGTTCGCCGAGCGCCACCCCGGCGGGCTGCTCGCCCGCCGCGCCCTCGAGGTGTCGAGCCTCATGCACCGGGGGGACGACCTCCCGAAGGTCCCCGCGGACGCGCCGATCGCCGACGCGGTCCGGGAGATGTCGGCCAAGCGCCTGGGGATGACCTGCGTCGTCGACGGCGCGGGGCGCCTCGTCGGCATCCTCACCGACGGCGACCTTCGGCGCCGCGTCCTCAAGGTCGAGCGGCCGCTCGAGGGGAGCGTCGCCGAGGCGATGGTCACGACGCCGACGACGATCGGCCCCGACGCCCTCGCCGGCGAGGCGCTTCGGGTCCTCGAGGAGAAGAAGATCACCTCGATTCCCGTGGTCGACGGCCGGAGGACGCTGCTCGGCGTGATCCAGATCCACGACCTGTGGCGCACGGAGCTGTTCTGA
- a CDS encoding HAD hydrolase family protein — protein MTASSEVDGRARRVRLVVLDADGVMTDGRITVFADGNESRNFFSRDGLAVKIGQRAGLRFAVISGRTSKVVDARARELGFVECLQGIHDKGATLRELAARQNVALDEVAFVGDDLVDLPAMRLSGFAAAPADADAEARAAAHWVTPSPGGRGAVRDFVELVLRAQGTWERITAAYHGRD, from the coding sequence ATGACCGCCTCGTCCGAGGTCGACGGCCGGGCGCGCCGGGTCCGCCTCGTCGTGCTCGACGCCGACGGCGTCATGACCGACGGGAGGATCACCGTGTTCGCCGACGGCAACGAGTCGCGGAACTTCTTCTCGCGCGACGGTCTCGCCGTGAAGATCGGCCAGCGCGCGGGGCTGCGTTTCGCGGTGATCTCCGGTCGGACGTCGAAGGTGGTGGACGCACGCGCGCGGGAGCTCGGCTTCGTCGAGTGCCTCCAGGGGATCCACGACAAGGGCGCGACCCTGCGCGAGCTGGCGGCGCGGCAGAACGTCGCCCTCGACGAGGTCGCCTTCGTCGGCGACGACCTCGTCGATCTCCCCGCGATGCGCCTGTCCGGCTTCGCGGCGGCACCCGCCGACGCCGACGCCGAAGCCCGCGCGGCCGCGCACTGGGTGACGCCGTCTCCGGGCGGACGCGGGGCGGTGCGCGACTTCGTCGAGCTCGTCCTGCGCGCGCAGGGCACCTGGGAGCGGATCACCGCCGCCTATCACGGGAGGGACTGA
- a CDS encoding LapA family protein → MRLVVSLVLLVVFIGLLGFALTNFETRVPITIFETTHPDVRLFAVVIVAALFGATCVGLVALVEGTALRIANRRLEREVARLESELNYARTQPLGPPRPEPDALAGTRAPAESAEPAEVESSPPSRPVYEPESGDWNERDPGDDAYSGGRAV, encoded by the coding sequence ATGCGCCTCGTCGTGAGCCTCGTGCTGCTCGTGGTCTTCATCGGCCTGCTCGGCTTCGCCCTGACGAATTTCGAGACCCGCGTGCCGATCACGATCTTCGAGACGACCCATCCCGACGTCCGCCTCTTCGCGGTCGTCATCGTCGCGGCGCTGTTCGGCGCGACCTGCGTGGGCCTGGTTGCGCTGGTGGAGGGAACCGCCCTTCGGATCGCCAACCGACGCCTCGAAAGGGAGGTCGCCCGCCTGGAGAGCGAGCTCAACTACGCGCGGACCCAACCCCTGGGGCCGCCGCGCCCCGAGCCCGACGCGCTGGCGGGAACGCGTGCCCCCGCCGAATCGGCCGAGCCGGCCGAGGTCGAGTCGAGCCCCCCCAGCCGTCCGGTCTACGAGCCCGAGTCGGGGGACTGGAACGAGCGGGATCCGGGGGACGACGCCTATTCCGGGGGCCGGGCGGTCTGA